A window of Diadema setosum chromosome 2, eeDiaSeto1, whole genome shotgun sequence contains these coding sequences:
- the LOC140244661 gene encoding uncharacterized protein codes for MNHYRLVEKTKLEPMARAFVVEDRERACVLTLQAMRDALNGVPSLSKLQTKQLEYVLKVLDVDDHSRITFKMFAVIGAICERVTAMDALGQELLDHSDLLDIQRKMDLYSSMFYCSGTNGDRNDNFINKESLRIELKAGGLNRTQEDYVIEKMNADEHNKISFLDYMAYIPLFLSMHDNIIDNPLDFAEKYNKPSTEIQRDMNPIGLPLKRTYHALHQNLMCARRNNSGTSRNNAIKQTAKELSSTKLPNIMNRMTGLKIHQAAPGNATKRPKP; via the exons ATGAACCATTACCGGCTGGTTGAGAAGACTAAGCTGGAACCTATGGCGCGTGCTTTCGTGGTTGAGGACCGAGAGAGGGCGTGTGTCTTGACACTGCAG gCAATGCGAGATGCCCTGAATGGAGTTCCAAGCTTGAGTAAACTGCAAACAAAACAACTCGAATACGTTTTGAAG GTTCTTGACGTGGATGATCATTCTCGGATTACCTTCAAGATGTTTGCAGTCATTGGCGCCATATGCGAAAGAGTGACAGCCATGGA TGCGCTTGGCCAGGAGTTGCTGGACCATAGCGACCTGCTGGACATTCAGCGCAAAATGGACCTGTACAGC TCGATGTTCTACTGCAGCGGCACCAACGGTGACCGAAATGACAACTTCATCAACAAAGAGTCTTTGCGAATCGAGCTGAAGGCAGGTGGCCTCAACCGAACTCAAGAGGACTACGTCATCGAGAAGATGAATGCAGACGAGCACAACAAG ATATCCTTCTTAGACTACATGGCGTACATTCCGCTCTTTCTGTCGATGCACGACAACATCATTGACAACCCACTGGACTTCGCAGAGAAGTATAACAAGCCATCTACAGAGATACAACGAGACATGAATCCTATcg GTTTACCGCTGAAGCGGACGTACCACGCGCTCCATCAGAACCTGATGTGTGCAAGACGCAACAACTCCGGCACCAGTAGGAATAACGCTATCAAACAGACGGCGAAGGAGTTATCGAGTACCAA GCTGCCAAACATCATGAATCGAATGACAGGATTGAAGATTCACCAGGCTGCACCGGGGAACGCTACAAAGAGACCGAAAccctga